The Triticum aestivum cultivar Chinese Spring chromosome 7B, IWGSC CS RefSeq v2.1, whole genome shotgun sequence genome window below encodes:
- the LOC123161534 gene encoding probable protein phosphatase 2C 66 — MGSCLSTQPGDEPAWPLRWRKRPHGEREGAAAGGAFFSGGGGGGGGGKKLPGEGEMTEEELARVAGRTCANGASAAACLHTQQGRKGTNQDAMVVWESFNSSDSVFCGVFDGHGPYGHFVAKKVRDSLPVKLLAQWKTSANVGTSPHLNGSISGSLNSEETASAVDDEWGESADVEGSDMLPETFLPLKQSYLKAFKLMDKELKMHPTIDCFCSGSTAVTLVKQGWDLVVGNLGDSRAVMATRDAANNLTAVQLTVDLKPNLPKEAERIQQCRGRVFALQDEPEVSRVWLPNNDSPGLAMARAFGDFCLKDYGLISVPQISYRRLTEKDEFIILATDGVWDVLSNKEAIDIVAAAPSRATASRALVDCAVRSWRLKFPTSKSDDCAAVCLFLDHEKSPNLVEESEAKNEKAEPAKDALISDAGDKINEDIADVNEHISREEHPEPTLEHSSTLRNVDEIMPVDEPPVSKEPQRCGSARSLADCISTNEEEEWSALEGVTRVNSLLNLPRKLSGDKKSTSWKKRR; from the exons ATGGGCTCCTGCCTCTCCACCCAGCCCGGCGACGAGCCGGCATGGCCGCTGCGGTGGCGCAAGAGGCCCCATGGCGAGCGGGAGGGCGCGGCTGCCGGCGgcgccttcttctccggcggcggcggcgggggtggaggCGGCAAGAAGCTCCCCGGCGAGGGCGAGATGACCGAGGAGGAGCTCGCGCGGGTCGCCGGAAGGACGTGCGCGAACGGCGCGAGCGCCGCGGCGTGCCTCCACACGCAGCAGGGGCGGAAGGGCACCAACCAGGACGCCATGGTCGTCTGGGAG AGTTTCAATTCAAGTGATAGTGTCTTCTGTGGCGTGTTTGATGGTCATGGTCCATATGGCCATTTTGTCGCCAAAAAAGTTAGAGATTCTCTTCCCGTTAAGTTACTCGCACAATGGAAAACTAGTGCTAATGTGGGCACTAGTCCTCATCTAAATGGAAGCATTTCCGGAAGTTTGAACTCCGAAGAAACAGCATCTGCTGTTGATGATGAATGGGGTGAGTCTGCTGATGTTGAAGGGAGTGATATGCTTCCTGAGACATTCCTTCCACTTAAACAGTCTTATTTGAAGGCTTTCAAATTGATGGACAAGGAGCTCAAGATGCATCCTACGATCGACTGCTTTTGCAGTGGTAGTACGGCAGTCACATTGGTCAAACAG GGATGGGATCTTGTAGTTGGAAATCTTGGGGACTCGAGAGCAGTAATGGCGACACGGGATGCCGCTAACAATCTAACTGCTGTACAACTCACTGTTGATTTGAAGCCTAACCTTCCCA AGGAAGCTGAGAGGATCCAGCAATGCAGAGGAAGGGTTTTTGCTCTTCAAGACGAGCCAGAAGTTTCAAGGGTATGGTTGCCGAATAACGATTCTCCTGGATTGGCAATGGCAAGAGCTTTTGGAGACTTCTGCCTTAAAGATTATGGCTTAATATCTGTTCCACAGATATCATATCGCCGTCTTACTGAAAAGGATGAGTTTATAATACTAGCCACAGATGGG GTTTGGGACGTTCTTTCAAATAAGGAGGCTATTGATATTGTAGCTGCAGCTCCATCTCGAGCAACTGCTTCCAGGGCTCTTGTTGATTGTGCTGTCAGATCTTGGAGATTGAAGTTCCCAACATCCAAGAGTGATGACTGCGCTGCTGTCTGCCTGTTCTTGGACCATGAAAAGTCACCTAACTTGGTTGAAGAGAGTGAAGCCAAGAATGAAAAGGCAGAACCTGCCAAGGATGCTTTGATCTCAGACGCCGGTGATAAAATCAATGAAGACATTGCGGATGTGAATGAACACATCTCCAGGGAAGAGCACCCTGAGCCCACATTGGAACACTCATCCACGCTAAGAAATGTTGATGAGATTATGCCGGTGGACGAACCTCCTGTATCAAAGGAACCTCAAAGGTGCGGGTCTGCCCGCAGCCTGGCTGACTGCATATCGACAAACGAGGAGGAGGAATGGTCTGCGCTCGAAGGCGTGACACGGGTAAATTCCCTCTTGAACCTTCCAAGAAAACTCTCAGGTGACAAGAAATCTACCAGCTGGAAGAAGCGACGCTGA